In Panthera uncia isolate 11264 chromosome B4, Puncia_PCG_1.0, whole genome shotgun sequence, one genomic interval encodes:
- the KRT71 gene encoding keratin, type II cytoskeletal 71, with amino-acid sequence MNRQFTCKSGAAAKGGFSGCSAVLSGGSSSSYRAGGKGLSGGFGSRSLYSLGGIRNISLNMASGSGKSGYGFGRGRASGFAGSMFGSVALGPVCSTVCPPGGIHQVTVNESLLAPLNVELDPEIQKVRAQEREQIKALNNKFASFIDKVRFLEQQNQVLETKWELLQQLDLNNCKNNLEPILEGYISNLRKQLETLSGDRVRLDSELRSVRDVVEDYKKKYEEEINRRTAAENEFVLLKKDVDAAYANKEELQAKVDSMDQEIKFFKCLYEAEIAQIQSHISDMSVILSMDNNRDLNLDSIIDEVRAQYEEIALKSKAEAEALYQTKFQELQLAAGRHGDDLKNTKNEISELTRLIQRIRSEIENVKKQASNLETAIADAEQRGDSALKDARAKLDELESALHQAKEELARMLREYQELMSLKLALDMEIATYRKLLESEECRMSGEFPSPVSISIISSTSGSSGYGLRPSSVSGGYVANSSSCISGVCSVRGGEGRSRGSTSDYKDTLGKGSSQNASSKKASR; translated from the exons ATGAACCGCCAGTTCACCTGCAAGTCAGGGGCTGCCGCCAAGGGGGGCTTCAGCGGCTGCTCAGCAGTGCTCTCAGGGGGCAGCTCGTCCTCCTACCGGGCAGGGGGCAAAGGGCTCAGTGGGGGCTTCGGAAGCCGGAGCCTCTACAGCCTGGGGGGCATCCGGAACATCTCCCTCAACATGGCCAGCGGCAGCGGGAAGAGTGGTTATGGATTTGGCCGGGGCCGGGCCAGTGGCTTTGCTGGCAGCATGTTTGGCAGTGTGGCCCTGGGGCCCGTGTGTTCAACTGTGTGCCCACCTGGAGGCATCCATCAGGTCACTGTCAACGAGAGCCTCCTGGCCCCCCTCAACGTGGAGCTGGACCCTGAGATCCAGAAAGTGCGCGCCCAAGAGCGGGAGCAGATCAAGGCTCTGAACAACAAGTTCGCCTCCTTCATCGACAAG GTGCGGTTCCTGGAACAGCAGAACCAGGTGCTGGAGACCAAGTGGGAGCTGCTACAGCAGCTGGACCTGAACAACTGCAAGAACAACCTGGAGCCCATCCTCGAGGGCTACATCAGCAACCTGAGGAAGCAGTTGGAGACACTGTCTGGGGACAGGGTGCGGCTGGACTCAGAGCTGCGTAGCGTGCGGGACGTGGTGGAGGACTACAAGAagaa GTATGAGGAAGAAATCAACAGGAGGACAGCTGCAGAGAACGAGTTTGTGCTGCTCAAGAAG GACGTGGATGCAGCTTATGCCAATAAGGAGGAGCTCCAGGCCAAGGTGGACTCCATGGATCAGGAGATCAAGTTTTTCAAGTGCCTCTATGAAGCC GAGATCGCTCAGATCCAGTCCCACATCAGCGACATGTCCGTCATCCTGTCCATGGATAACAACCGGGACCTGAACTTGGACAGCATCATTGACGAGGTCCGTGCCCAGTATGAAGAGATTGCCTTGAAGAGCAAGGCTGAGGCTGAGGCCCTGTACCAGACCAAG TTCCAGGAGCTGCAGCTGGCAGCTGGCCGGCATGGGGATGACCTCAAAAACACCAAGAACGAAATCTCGGAGCTCACCCGGCTCATCCAGAGAATCCGCTCAGAGATTGAGAATGTGAAGAAGCAG GCTTCCAACCTGGAGACGGCCATCGCCGATGCCGAGCAGCGGGGCGACAGTGCCCTGAAGGATGCCCGGGCCAAGCTGGACGAGCTGGAGTCCGCCCTGCACCAGGCCAAGGAGGAGCTGGCCCGGATGCTGCGGGAGTACCAGGAGCTCATGAGCCTGAAGCTGGCCCTGGACATGGAGATCGCCACCTACCGCAAGCTTCTGGAGAGCGAGGAATgcag GATGTCAGGAGAATTTCCCTCCCCTGTCAGCATCT CCATCATCAGCAGCACCAGCGGCAGCAGTGGCTATGGCCTCCGGCCCAGCTCTGTCAGCGGCGGCTACGTGGCCAACAGCAGCAGCTGCATCTCGGGCGTGTGCAGTGTCCgcggtggggagggcaggagccGGGGCAGCACCAGCGACTACAAGGATACCCTGGGGAAGGGCTCCAGCCAGAACGCGTCCTCCAAGAAAGCCAGCAGGTAG